In the genome of Candidatus Cloacimonas sp., one region contains:
- a CDS encoding YebC/PmpR family DNA-binding transcriptional regulator, whose amino-acid sequence MSGHNKWSSIKHKKGAADAKRGQIFTRLVKEIILAARAGGGDPDMNPRLRTAINTAKENNMPKDNIERAIKRGTGEIEGAAYEEIIYEGYGHNGVGIVVEVMTDNKKRSVSELRHTFAKYGGNLAESGSVAWNFEQKGFMNVPAAGLDEDEFMMKALEAGAEDVELNEDNFDIYTSPGDFHNVIGNLEKDGYPVHNAELTRVPKNTVAVDDDTAVKLMRLIESLEELDDVQKVYANFEFSDAVMEKLSQA is encoded by the coding sequence ATGTCAGGACACAACAAATGGAGTTCGATCAAACATAAAAAGGGCGCTGCCGATGCTAAAAGAGGGCAGATTTTTACCCGTTTAGTAAAAGAAATTATTTTAGCTGCAAGAGCCGGGGGTGGCGATCCAGATATGAATCCTCGCTTAAGAACGGCTATCAATACTGCCAAAGAAAACAATATGCCCAAAGATAACATAGAGCGAGCTATCAAAAGAGGAACGGGTGAAATTGAAGGCGCCGCTTATGAAGAAATTATTTATGAGGGCTATGGACACAACGGCGTGGGTATTGTAGTGGAAGTGATGACTGATAATAAAAAACGCAGTGTATCAGAACTCAGACACACTTTTGCCAAATACGGTGGAAATCTTGCTGAATCGGGTTCAGTGGCTTGGAATTTTGAACAAAAGGGCTTTATGAATGTTCCCGCAGCAGGTTTGGATGAAGATGAATTTATGATGAAAGCACTGGAAGCGGGAGCGGAAGATGTAGAATTAAATGAAGATAATTTTGATATCTATACTTCCCCCGGTGATTTTCACAATGTGATCGGTAATTTAGAAAAAGATGGCTATCCTGTTCATAATGCAGAACTAACCAGAGTGCCCAAAAACACGGTTGCAGTTGATGATGATACTGCCGTAAAACTTATGCGCTTAATTGAATCTTTGGAAGAGTTAGATGATGTGCAAAAGGTATATGCCAACTTTGAATTTTCCGATGCTGTTATGGAGAAACTTTCCCAAGCTTAA
- the fusA gene encoding elongation factor G has product MKEYEMNKIRNLLFIGASGAGKTSLAEQIFHLTNTTNRLGKIEEGNTIMDFDPEEITKKMSLGLSIGYANYMDHKINILDAPGCPDFVGDAIVALPAVENAVIVANAAGGYEVGLELAIEQIEERKTGKVIVVNRMDNEHSDYDKTLETIAENSGLKPVKVHIPIGKEGAFEGVVDVIKRKAIKGNAESEIPANMANAVEEARMQLMEAVAETDEDLLNEYLENMELPEDKLIAGLKKGILSGELSPAFVCSAGTGEGVLALLSGIINYLPSPVEANEIEVLENGQKSKLVCKPDGELLGYIFKLYADPGMGDFAYVRLFSGSLKTGMEFYIPEKDAKDKAGTMYYMLGKNRNDCNEIKAGDIGALLKLKNAKVTNSIVALNSKLSMIPVQLPTPTTWQTIKAVNQADEDKIGTVLQRVIAEDPTINYELNVETHENVLSGMGEQQLQLVLKKLKNRYKVDAILKEPRIPYKETIMANAESNYKHKKQSGGRGQYADVYFRIKPTERGEGFKFINSIVGGVIPSNYIPAIEKGLNETLEKGIIAGYPVVDISVEVYYGSYHEVDSSEIAFKIASSMALKDGFKKGKPILLEPIHELVIIVPSEYMGDVMGDISTRRGKILGMEQHGTKQHLTAQMPLAEMYSYFPALKSFTQGRGRFLQKFSHYEKVPEDIAQKVIAAWQDQSNE; this is encoded by the coding sequence TTGGCTGAACAAATATTTCATCTTACCAATACCACAAACCGTCTGGGTAAAATTGAAGAAGGTAATACCATAATGGATTTTGACCCAGAAGAAATAACCAAAAAGATGTCGCTTGGGTTATCAATCGGTTATGCCAATTATATGGATCATAAAATAAACATTTTAGATGCTCCTGGGTGTCCCGATTTTGTTGGTGATGCAATTGTAGCCCTCCCTGCCGTGGAAAATGCTGTCATCGTTGCAAATGCCGCAGGGGGTTATGAAGTAGGTTTGGAACTTGCCATTGAGCAAATTGAAGAACGCAAAACGGGGAAAGTAATAGTAGTTAATCGGATGGATAATGAACATTCTGATTATGATAAAACTTTGGAAACAATTGCTGAAAATAGCGGATTAAAACCTGTCAAAGTTCATATTCCCATCGGAAAAGAAGGAGCTTTTGAAGGTGTGGTGGATGTAATTAAGCGCAAAGCCATAAAAGGTAATGCGGAAAGTGAGATTCCTGCGAATATGGCAAATGCTGTTGAAGAAGCTCGTATGCAATTAATGGAAGCAGTGGCAGAAACGGATGAGGATTTACTTAATGAATACTTGGAAAATATGGAGCTTCCTGAAGATAAATTAATTGCCGGGCTAAAAAAAGGCATATTAAGTGGTGAATTATCTCCTGCTTTTGTTTGTTCCGCCGGAACTGGAGAAGGCGTTCTTGCTTTGTTAAGCGGTATTATAAATTATCTTCCCTCACCTGTTGAAGCAAATGAAATTGAAGTGCTGGAAAATGGCCAAAAATCAAAACTGGTCTGCAAACCCGATGGAGAACTTTTGGGCTATATATTTAAGCTCTACGCAGATCCAGGGATGGGTGATTTTGCTTATGTTCGCTTATTTTCGGGCTCTCTAAAAACCGGTATGGAGTTTTATATTCCCGAAAAAGATGCAAAAGATAAAGCGGGAACTATGTATTATATGCTGGGCAAGAATCGTAATGACTGTAACGAAATTAAAGCTGGCGATATTGGTGCCTTGCTTAAGCTGAAAAATGCCAAAGTTACCAACAGCATTGTAGCGTTAAATTCGAAATTGTCTATGATACCAGTGCAATTACCAACTCCCACTACCTGGCAAACAATTAAGGCAGTAAATCAGGCAGATGAAGATAAAATAGGAACTGTATTGCAAAGAGTTATTGCTGAAGATCCCACCATAAATTACGAATTGAATGTTGAAACGCACGAAAATGTTTTATCTGGTATGGGTGAACAGCAATTACAATTGGTATTGAAGAAATTGAAAAACCGTTACAAAGTTGATGCTATCCTTAAGGAACCGCGTATTCCCTACAAAGAAACAATAATGGCAAATGCGGAATCCAATTATAAACATAAAAAGCAATCTGGCGGTAGAGGACAATACGCTGATGTTTATTTTAGAATAAAACCAACCGAAAGAGGTGAAGGGTTTAAATTCATCAATTCCATTGTCGGAGGTGTGATACCTTCAAATTATATACCTGCCATAGAAAAGGGTCTAAACGAGACATTGGAGAAAGGTATTATTGCCGGTTATCCAGTGGTTGATATATCCGTAGAAGTATATTATGGCAGTTATCATGAAGTTGATAGCTCAGAAATTGCCTTTAAAATTGCTTCATCTATGGCATTGAAAGATGGCTTCAAGAAAGGCAAGCCGATTTTGTTGGAGCCCATTCATGAACTTGTAATTATCGTTCCGAGTGAATATATGGGCGATGTAATGGGCGATATATCAACTCGCCGAGGCAAAATTCTTGGTATGGAACAACATGGTACAAAGCAACATTTAACTGCACAGATGCCTTTAGCAGAAATGTATTCTTATTTCCCTGCCTTAAAATCATTTACTCAAGGGAGAGGACGTTTTCTGCAAAAATTCTCACACTATGAGAAAGTTCCGGAAGACATTGCTCAGAAGGTAATTGCTGCTTGGCAAGATCAATCCAATGAATAA